One Thalassophryne amazonica chromosome 10, fThaAma1.1, whole genome shotgun sequence genomic region harbors:
- the gorab gene encoding RAB6-interacting golgin → MFDFYFVVEVLFVFSGEMSGWAGFSDDELRRLQQREPVVARGRRPAAGRSRQQLQRERALQLFVQRANGASEELKKLPPTAGLQSTNPAGVPEQQRLNRPPPRTEPQPGAPAGVLEKQQLSRPPASTEPQPGALAGTPAGIPAVREELHKPSAEEQVPAVKELEQQEVELREKTHLEQLQQEQKMMEEMNKQKKALLAKTIAEKSKQTQAEAVKLKRIQRELQALDNMVSNDIGILRGKIEQASWDYSAARKRYEKAEAEYVAAKLDLHKKTELKEQLMEHLYAVIQQNELRKACKLEELMQQLQLHPNKEEAEQQKRGCEETPPSGKEENGLPKNQEGNLHSSDVGETAVEECVELERGGSIQEDHQTTTESPKTEDTLCGTDSPSPSQTVAS, encoded by the exons ATGTTTGACTTTTATTTTGTTGTCGAGGTGTTGTTTGTGTTCAGCGGTGAAATGAGCGGCTGGGCCGGTTTTTCTGACGACGAGCTTCGAAGGCTGCAGCAGAGAG AACCAGTGGTGGCTCGGGGTCGGAGACCTGCAGCTGGCCGTAGTCGGCAGCAATTACAGCGCGAGAGAGCGCTGCAGCTCTTTGTTCAGAGAGCTAATGGAGCCTCGGAGGAGCTCAAAAAGCTGCCGCCGACAGCTGGGCTTCAGTCCACAAACCCGGCAGGAGTCCCGGAGCAGCAGCGCCTCAACAGACCACCGCCAAGGACTGAGCCTCAGCCCGGAGCTCCAGCAGGAGTCCTGGAGAAACAGCAGCTCAGCAGACCACCGGCAAGCACCGAGCCTCAGCCCGGAGCCCTGGCAGGAACCCCAGCAGGAATCCCGGCTGTCAGAGAGGAGTTGCACAAACCATCAGCGGAGGAGCAGGTTCCTGCTGTCAAAGAGCTGGAACAACAAGAGGTTGAATT GCGGGAAAAGACGCATCTGGAGCAGCTCCAGCAAGAGCAGAAAATGATGGAAGAGATGAATAAACAGAAGAAGGCACTGCTGGCAAAAACAATCGCAGAAAA GTCCAAGCAGACTCAGGCAGAGGCGGTGAAGCTGAAGAGAATCCAGAGGGAGCTCCAGGCCCTGGACAATATGGTGTCCAATGACATCGGCATCCTGAGAGGAAAAATCGAGCAGGCCAGCTGGGACTACAGCGCCGCCAG AAAGCGCTATGAGAAGGCGGAGGCTGAGTACGTGGCGGCCAAGCTGGACCTTCACAAGAAGACAGAGCTGAAGGAGCAGCTTATGGAGCACTTGTATGCCGTCATCCAGCAGAACGAGCTGCGCAAAGCCTGCAAACTGGAAGAGCTGATGCAGCAGCTGCAGCTCCATCCCAACAAGGAGGAGGCAGAGCAGCAGAAGCGGGGCTGTGAGGAGACTCCGCCCAGTGGCAAGGAGGAAAACGGTTTACCAAAGAACCAGGAGGGAAATCTGCATTCGTCTGACGTTGGCGAGACTGCTGTGGAAGAGTGTGTGGAGCTGGAGAGAGGAGGCAGCATACAGGAAGACCATCAGACCACGACCGAATCGCCAAAGACTGAAGACACGCTCTGTGGGACAGACAGTCCATCTCCGAGTCAAACCGTGGCCTCCTGA